From the genome of Methylocystis bryophila, one region includes:
- a CDS encoding SUF system Fe-S cluster assembly protein yields MEKPTAASNAPQVETTGARRGEDLERLSGDIVKALKTVYDPEIPADIYELGLIYKVDIGDNGCVEIDMTLTAPGCPVAGEMPIWVRNAVNAVPGVSDTKVNMVFTPPWDQSRMSDEARIALDMW; encoded by the coding sequence ATGGAGAAACCCACGGCTGCAAGCAACGCCCCGCAAGTAGAAACGACGGGCGCCCGCAGGGGGGAAGATTTGGAGCGTCTCTCGGGAGATATCGTCAAGGCGCTGAAGACCGTCTACGATCCGGAAATCCCTGCCGACATCTATGAGCTCGGCCTGATCTACAAGGTGGACATCGGCGACAACGGCTGTGTCGAAATCGACATGACGCTGACCGCGCCAGGATGCCCTGTCGCGGGAGAAATGCCCATATGGGTGCGCAACGCGGTCAACGCCGTCCCCGGCGTCTCCGATACGAAGGTCAATATGGTGTTCACCCCGCCCTGGGATCAGAGCCGCATGTCTGACGAGGCGCGGATCGCGTTGGACATGTGGTGA
- the sufD gene encoding Fe-S cluster assembly protein SufD: MANPALSATEAAFASLFEQKKTAGAPDLRERSWLAFLRDGLPNRRLESWHYTDLRGALRDFSPTATAGLVETETPPAGVTRLSLSEALQRLDEDALAALAPRIEDPAIALNGALMTDGVALIIPPGAEITAPLSLLRRFSGAGLSVTRSLIVVGAGARVSIVEHAAAGAETGGFENDLLILALGAGAKVEHCLISEARADGAASVMSLVATLAEDASLDSFSLIEGGGLLRRQIFAKLTGAKARVRFNGASLLRGASFSDTTLVVEHLAPQGESREAFRSIVDDTATGVFQGKISVAREAQKTDGSMQSKALLLSDTATMNNKPELEIFADDVACGHGATCGRLDADQLFYLTARGIPKAQAEALLIEGFANEAFAQLEPEPLREALAARVSAWLAPRRIPAEASGSAP; the protein is encoded by the coding sequence ATGGCGAACCCAGCCCTTTCCGCGACCGAAGCCGCCTTCGCCTCCTTGTTCGAGCAGAAGAAGACCGCGGGCGCGCCGGATCTGCGCGAACGCAGCTGGCTCGCCTTCCTGCGCGACGGCTTGCCCAATCGGCGCCTCGAGAGCTGGCACTACACGGATCTGCGCGGCGCGCTGCGCGACTTTTCGCCCACAGCGACGGCGGGCCTCGTCGAGACCGAGACGCCGCCCGCGGGCGTGACGCGGCTCTCGCTCAGCGAAGCCCTGCAGCGACTCGACGAAGACGCGCTTGCGGCGCTGGCGCCCCGCATCGAGGATCCCGCCATCGCGCTCAATGGCGCGCTCATGACGGATGGCGTGGCGCTCATCATCCCGCCGGGGGCCGAGATCACGGCGCCGCTCTCGCTATTGCGCCGCTTCTCGGGCGCGGGGCTTTCGGTGACGCGCTCGCTCATCGTGGTCGGGGCGGGCGCGCGGGTTTCGATCGTCGAGCATGCGGCGGCCGGCGCGGAGACGGGCGGCTTCGAGAACGACCTTCTGATTTTGGCGCTCGGCGCGGGCGCGAAGGTCGAGCATTGTCTCATCAGCGAGGCGCGCGCGGACGGCGCGGCCAGCGTCATGAGCCTTGTCGCGACGCTCGCGGAAGACGCTTCGCTCGACTCCTTCAGCCTCATCGAGGGCGGCGGCTTGTTGCGCCGGCAGATCTTCGCCAAGCTCACAGGCGCGAAGGCGCGGGTGCGCTTCAACGGGGCCTCGCTGCTGCGCGGCGCGAGCTTTTCCGACACGACGCTCGTGGTCGAGCATCTGGCGCCGCAAGGCGAGAGCCGAGAGGCGTTCCGCTCGATCGTCGACGACACGGCGACGGGCGTGTTCCAGGGCAAGATCAGCGTGGCGCGCGAGGCGCAGAAGACGGACGGTTCGATGCAGTCGAAGGCGCTGCTGCTTTCGGACACGGCGACGATGAACAACAAGCCGGAGCTCGAGATTTTCGCCGACGACGTGGCCTGCGGCCATGGCGCGACCTGCGGGCGTCTCGACGCCGATCAGCTCTTCTATCTGACGGCGCGCGGCATCCCCAAGGCGCAGGCCGAGGCGCTGCTCATCGAAGGCTTCGCCAATGAGGCCTTCGCTCAATTGGAGCCGGAGCCGCTGCGCGAGGCGCTGGCGGCGCGCGTGTCGGCCTGGCTCGCCCCGCGCCGGATTCCGGCGGAAGCAAGCGGGAGCGCGCCATGA
- a CDS encoding cysteine desulfurase, with protein MNMPLGAVAGAPLFDIAALRKDFPILAEEPYGKPLIYLDNAASAQKPRQVIDRLTRFYEHEYANVHRGLHYLANASTEAYEGARESVRRFLNAESTDEIIFTRGATEAINLVAASYGLAHVGEGDEIILSVMEHHSNIVPWHYLRERKGAVLKWIEVDADGRFALEDFEKLFTARTKIVALTHMSNVVAWPTPIAEVTRIAHAHGVPVLVDGSQGAVHLDVDVRALDVDFYVVTGHKLYGPTGIGALYGKRKWLESLPPFCGGGEMIETVTRESVTYNTPPQRFEAGTPPIAQAVGLGAALDYMESVGRAAIRAHEADLTHYAHAVLSSLEGIHIYGRAPDKGPIVAFNLDNAHAHDVATVIDRSGVAVRAGTHCAMPLLAQFGQTSSCRASFALYNTRGEIDRLAEVLVRTRGLFS; from the coding sequence ATGAACATGCCCCTGGGCGCGGTCGCGGGCGCGCCGCTCTTCGACATTGCGGCCCTGCGCAAGGATTTTCCGATCCTTGCGGAAGAGCCTTACGGCAAGCCGCTCATCTATCTGGACAACGCCGCCTCGGCGCAAAAGCCGCGTCAGGTGATCGATCGGCTGACGCGCTTTTACGAGCATGAATACGCCAATGTGCATCGCGGCCTGCACTATCTCGCCAATGCGTCGACGGAGGCCTATGAGGGCGCGCGCGAGAGCGTGCGGCGCTTCCTCAATGCGGAGTCGACCGACGAGATCATTTTCACGCGAGGGGCGACGGAGGCCATCAATCTGGTCGCCGCGTCCTATGGCCTGGCGCATGTCGGCGAGGGCGACGAGATCATTCTGTCGGTGATGGAGCATCACTCCAACATCGTGCCCTGGCATTATCTGCGCGAGCGCAAAGGCGCGGTGCTGAAATGGATCGAGGTGGACGCGGACGGGCGCTTCGCGCTGGAAGACTTTGAGAAGCTCTTCACGGCGCGCACGAAGATCGTGGCGCTGACGCATATGTCGAATGTGGTGGCCTGGCCGACGCCGATCGCCGAGGTCACGCGCATCGCGCATGCGCATGGGGTTCCGGTTCTCGTCGACGGGTCGCAAGGCGCCGTGCATCTCGATGTGGACGTGCGGGCGCTGGACGTGGATTTTTACGTCGTCACCGGCCACAAGCTCTATGGCCCAACGGGCATTGGCGCGCTCTACGGCAAGCGGAAATGGCTCGAGAGCCTGCCGCCCTTCTGCGGCGGCGGCGAGATGATCGAGACCGTCACGCGCGAGAGCGTCACCTATAACACGCCGCCGCAGCGCTTCGAGGCCGGAACGCCGCCGATCGCGCAGGCGGTGGGGCTCGGCGCGGCGCTCGACTATATGGAGAGCGTCGGACGCGCCGCCATTCGCGCCCATGAGGCGGATCTGACGCATTATGCGCATGCGGTGCTCTCGAGCCTCGAGGGGATTCACATCTACGGGCGCGCGCCCGACAAGGGGCCCATCGTCGCCTTCAATCTCGACAACGCCCATGCGCATGACGTCGCCACGGTGATCGACCGCTCCGGCGTCGCCGTGCGCGCCGGCACCCATTGCGCCATGCCGCTCCTCGCCCAGTTCGGCCAGACCTCCAGTTGCCGCGCGTCCTTCGCGCTTTATAACACCCGAGGCGAAATCGATCGCCTCGCTGAAGTCCTCGTCCGCACCCGCGGGCTTTTCTCGTAG
- the sufC gene encoding Fe-S cluster assembly ATPase SufC gives MLEIKNLHVSIGERKILDGLDLTVHDGEVAAIMGPNGTGKSTLSYVISGREGYEVTQGEIRLDGLSLLELAPWERAAKGVFLAFQYPVEIPGVATMTFLKAALNAQRRARGEEELQTPDLMKRVNDAAAKLGVGKEMLRRPLNSGFSGGEKKRMDILQMALLEPSLGILDETDSGLDIDALRVVSEGVNALRDKKRSFLVITHYQRLLDYIKPDTVHVMAKGRIQRSGGPQLALELEESGYKDYIGEAA, from the coding sequence ATGCTGGAAATCAAAAACCTCCACGTCTCGATCGGCGAGCGCAAGATTTTGGACGGATTGGACCTCACGGTGCATGACGGCGAGGTGGCCGCCATCATGGGTCCGAACGGCACGGGCAAGTCCACGCTGTCTTATGTCATCTCCGGACGCGAGGGCTATGAGGTCACGCAAGGCGAGATCCGGCTCGACGGCTTGAGCCTGCTCGAGCTTGCGCCTTGGGAGCGCGCGGCCAAGGGGGTTTTTCTGGCCTTTCAATATCCGGTCGAGATCCCGGGCGTCGCGACGATGACCTTCCTGAAGGCCGCGCTCAACGCGCAGCGACGCGCCCGCGGCGAGGAGGAGCTGCAGACCCCCGATCTCATGAAGCGCGTCAATGACGCCGCCGCCAAGCTTGGCGTGGGCAAGGAAATGCTGCGCCGTCCCTTGAACAGCGGCTTCTCGGGCGGCGAGAAGAAGCGCATGGACATTCTGCAGATGGCGCTGCTCGAGCCCTCGCTCGGCATATTGGACGAAACCGACTCCGGCCTCGACATTGACGCCTTGCGCGTCGTGTCGGAAGGCGTCAACGCGTTGCGCGACAAGAAGCGCAGCTTCCTCGTCATCACCCATTATCAGCGCCTGCTCGATTACATCAAACCGGACACGGTGCATGTGATGGCGAAGGGCCGCATCCAGCGCAGCGGCGGTCCGCAGCTCGCTCTCGAATTGGAGGAGAGCGGCTATAAGGATTACATCGGCGAGGCGGCGTGA